The following are from one region of the Leptolyngbya iicbica LK genome:
- the dnaK gene encoding molecular chaperone DnaK, giving the protein MGKVVGIDLGTTNSVVSVMEGGKPVVIANAEGMRTTPSVVAFSKDGERLVGQMARRQAVLNPQNTFYGVKRYMGRKYGELNADSKRVPYTIRRGDNNEVRIQCPRLEREFAPEEVSAMILRKLAEEASRYLGQPVTGAVITVPAYFNDAQRQATRNAGRIAGLEVKRILNEPTAAALAYGLDQQYSQTVLVFDLGGGTFDVSILDVGDGVFEVRSTAGDTQLGGTNFDKKVVDWLADEFLEREGVDLRRDRQSLQRLTEAAEKAKIELSGVNVSEINLPFITATADGPKHLETSLSRSQFEGLCGDLLSRLRGPLKQALSDAGLTPDQIDEVVLVGGGSRMPMVHELVRSLIRRDPNQNVNPDEVVAVGAAIQAGILTQEVQDILLLDVTPLSLGLETIGGVMKKVIPRNTTIPVRRSDIFSTSENNQTMVEVHVLQGEREMAADNKPLGRFKLMGIPPAPRGVPQVQVAFDIDANGILQVSAMDRTTGREQSLTIQGSATLSEAEVQQMIRDAEEYSETDRLKREQVEKRNRAEALTYQSERVLREVVLDFGMQFARDRRRRVERLIQELREALANNDERGIDIIQSELQDEVYELNREAYLYEDDSEETDLLGQIGGTLKRTFMGDDNEFNRYEDSWSRRPAWEDDAWNYDRPRLTGTPPANDYYNSPPPPRYQPDAYSAPPRNGDPYGPPRSNADYGAPPSRDPYGAPAAGNNNWQDPRPYEGGQQPRRPTAPPPQGGGYGRERPPNPTPAPRYPEQPGYGNDAYRPAPDPWGEPDNYGAPRPAAPRNDNDWNRPPAGGAPARSPQAPIPRDPASARPRRDESADPRRSPSNGYDDDWGDDDEWF; this is encoded by the coding sequence ATGGGTAAAGTTGTTGGTATTGACCTTGGGACAACCAACTCAGTGGTCTCCGTAATGGAGGGCGGCAAGCCCGTTGTCATTGCCAACGCCGAAGGTATGCGGACGACTCCCTCGGTGGTGGCCTTCAGCAAAGACGGTGAGCGCTTAGTGGGGCAGATGGCGCGGCGACAGGCCGTACTGAATCCCCAGAACACGTTTTATGGCGTCAAGCGCTACATGGGGCGTAAATACGGCGAACTCAACGCTGATTCCAAGCGGGTGCCTTACACCATTCGCCGGGGCGACAATAATGAAGTGCGCATTCAGTGTCCCCGATTAGAACGGGAATTTGCGCCGGAAGAAGTTTCAGCGATGATTTTGCGGAAGCTGGCCGAAGAAGCCAGTCGCTATCTGGGGCAACCCGTCACGGGAGCCGTGATCACCGTACCCGCTTATTTCAACGATGCGCAGCGGCAAGCCACCCGCAACGCTGGGCGCATTGCCGGTTTAGAAGTGAAGCGGATTCTTAATGAGCCCACAGCGGCGGCCTTGGCTTACGGTCTCGACCAGCAATATAGCCAGACGGTGCTGGTATTTGACCTCGGCGGCGGTACCTTTGACGTCTCGATTTTAGATGTCGGCGATGGCGTCTTTGAGGTGCGATCAACGGCGGGAGACACTCAACTCGGGGGCACTAACTTTGATAAAAAAGTGGTCGATTGGCTGGCTGATGAGTTTTTGGAAAGAGAGGGCGTGGATTTGCGGCGCGATCGCCAATCGCTACAACGCCTGACGGAAGCCGCCGAAAAAGCCAAAATCGAGCTGTCTGGCGTCAATGTGTCGGAAATCAATCTGCCGTTTATCACCGCCACGGCAGACGGCCCCAAGCATTTGGAAACGTCACTGTCGCGATCGCAGTTTGAAGGTCTGTGTGGCGATCTCCTCAGTCGGCTGCGCGGTCCCCTAAAGCAAGCCCTATCGGACGCTGGGTTAACCCCCGACCAAATCGACGAAGTGGTGCTGGTCGGCGGGGGCAGCCGCATGCCCATGGTGCATGAACTGGTGCGATCGCTCATCCGCCGAGATCCCAACCAAAACGTTAATCCCGATGAAGTCGTCGCTGTCGGTGCCGCGATTCAAGCGGGCATTCTCACCCAAGAGGTGCAAGATATCTTGCTGCTCGATGTCACGCCCCTATCCTTGGGGTTGGAAACCATCGGCGGCGTGATGAAAAAGGTAATTCCTCGGAACACCACCATCCCAGTGCGGCGATCGGACATCTTTTCCACCTCTGAAAATAACCAAACGATGGTGGAAGTCCACGTGCTGCAAGGCGAGCGGGAAATGGCCGCCGACAATAAACCGTTGGGCCGATTCAAACTGATGGGCATTCCCCCCGCGCCGCGCGGCGTCCCGCAGGTGCAAGTGGCTTTTGATATTGATGCCAACGGCATTTTGCAAGTCTCTGCGATGGATCGCACTACTGGACGGGAGCAAAGTCTCACGATCCAGGGTTCCGCCACCCTGAGCGAAGCGGAAGTGCAGCAGATGATCCGCGATGCGGAAGAGTATTCCGAAACAGATCGCCTGAAGCGAGAACAGGTGGAAAAGCGCAACCGCGCCGAAGCGTTGACGTACCAGTCAGAACGGGTGCTGCGGGAAGTCGTGCTTGACTTTGGCATGCAGTTTGCCCGCGATCGCCGTCGTCGGGTCGAGCGACTCATCCAAGAATTACGCGAAGCCTTAGCCAACAACGACGAACGGGGCATCGATATTATTCAATCTGAGCTGCAAGACGAAGTCTACGAGCTGAACCGCGAAGCTTATCTGTACGAAGACGACAGCGAAGAAACCGACTTGCTGGGGCAAATTGGCGGCACTCTCAAGCGCACCTTTATGGGCGACGACAATGAGTTCAATCGCTATGAAGATAGCTGGTCGCGCCGTCCCGCTTGGGAAGATGACGCCTGGAACTACGATCGCCCCCGCTTAACCGGCACCCCGCCGGCGAACGACTACTACAATTCGCCGCCACCGCCCCGCTATCAGCCCGATGCGTATAGCGCGCCGCCGCGTAATGGCGACCCTTATGGCCCCCCACGCAGTAACGCTGACTATGGTGCCCCTCCTAGCCGCGATCCCTATGGCGCTCCGGCAGCTGGCAACAATAATTGGCAAGACCCGCGTCCCTATGAGGGGGGGCAGCAGCCACGTCGTCCGACAGCGCCCCCCCCACAAGGCGGGGGATATGGCCGAGAGCGCCCGCCAAATCCGACTCCGGCACCGCGCTATCCTGAGCAACCGGGCTATGGCAACGATGCCTATCGACCGGCGCCTGATCCCTGGGGCGAACCGGATAATTACGGGGCTCCACGCCCGGCAGCACCCCGCAACGATAACGATTGGAATCGGCCGCCAGCGGGGGGAGCGCCAGCACGGTCGCCCCAAGCGCCCATTCCTCGGGATCCGGCGTCGGCCCGTCCCCGCCGCGACGAGTCTGCCGATCCCCGCCGATCCCCTAGCAACGGCTATGATGACGATTGGGGTGATGATGATGAGTGGTTCTAA
- a CDS encoding GNAT family N-acetyltransferase, translating to MTDSASLVTILPAQPADVPAIADLIQALADYEKLAHEVTGSADDLAQHLFGDRPYAEALLARVGEIPVGFALFFHNYSTFLMQPGIYLEDLFVLPDYRGQGIGKALLQALGQLAVARGCGRLEWNVLDWNSPAIAFYERMGAVIKPEWQLCRVTGDALENLAQST from the coding sequence ATGACTGATTCTGCTTCCCTAGTGACCATTCTCCCAGCGCAGCCTGCCGATGTGCCGGCGATCGCTGATCTCATTCAGGCCCTCGCCGATTATGAGAAGCTGGCCCATGAGGTGACGGGCAGTGCCGATGATTTGGCGCAACACTTATTTGGCGATCGCCCCTATGCCGAAGCTTTGCTGGCCCGCGTTGGTGAAATTCCCGTTGGCTTTGCGCTGTTTTTCCACAACTACTCCACATTTTTGATGCAGCCCGGCATTTATTTAGAGGATCTGTTTGTGCTGCCGGATTATCGCGGCCAGGGCATTGGCAAAGCCCTACTCCAAGCCTTGGGACAGCTTGCCGTTGCCCGCGGCTGTGGCCGACTAGAGTGGAACGTGCTGGACTGGAACAGCCCTGCGATCGCCTTTTACGAACGCATGGGAGCCGTCATCAAACCCGAGTGGCAACTCTGCCGGGTCACAGGCGACGCTCTGGAAAATCTGGCCCAGTCCACTTGA
- a CDS encoding geranylgeranyl reductase family protein, protein MTQYDCVIVGAGPAGSSTAYHLARQGATVLLLEQAALPRPKPCTGALSPRVAEWFDFDFAPALANTVRQVRYTWKLGDEIISELETQEPIWIVRRDTFDQFLAEQAIAQGATLHDQTPVAGVEQVDGRWHIHTSRGTYQARYLVAADGATGPMSGWLGLESAKPRAAAVLELPTPLPPDKAALNFEFGLLKSGCLWCFPRDRDTVMGGVTLLGKQTPNFEQTFATYAQDFDLTGGDCQVHPVRLWDGHRKLHTQQALVVGEAAAIVDPLSAEGIRHGMYSGMKAAEAIAAALAGEPDALAGYTAAMHEWGDNMQWAQRIASVFFRVPGLGYRVGIKRPTMTKRMGQLLAGEIQYSDIANRIIKRLTTGFIPGRS, encoded by the coding sequence GTGACTCAATATGACTGCGTGATCGTGGGCGCCGGGCCAGCAGGCAGTAGCACGGCCTATCATCTTGCCCGACAGGGGGCGACGGTTTTGCTGTTGGAACAAGCCGCCTTGCCCCGACCAAAACCTTGCACGGGCGCATTGTCGCCCCGCGTGGCTGAATGGTTTGACTTTGACTTTGCGCCGGCGTTAGCGAACACAGTGCGCCAGGTGCGCTACACCTGGAAATTGGGAGACGAAATCATCTCTGAGCTAGAAACTCAGGAGCCGATTTGGATTGTGCGTCGCGACACTTTTGACCAATTTTTGGCTGAGCAGGCGATCGCTCAGGGGGCGACCCTACATGACCAGACGCCAGTTGCTGGTGTTGAACAGGTGGATGGTCGGTGGCACATTCACACCTCGCGAGGCACTTATCAGGCCCGTTATCTCGTGGCAGCTGATGGGGCAACTGGACCGATGTCGGGCTGGCTGGGATTAGAGAGTGCCAAACCCCGCGCCGCTGCCGTCTTAGAATTGCCCACTCCACTACCGCCGGATAAAGCCGCGTTGAATTTTGAATTTGGGTTGCTGAAAAGTGGCTGCTTATGGTGCTTTCCCCGCGATCGCGATACGGTCATGGGGGGCGTCACCCTGTTGGGCAAACAGACGCCGAATTTTGAGCAAACGTTTGCGACCTATGCCCAAGATTTTGACCTGACAGGCGGTGACTGCCAAGTGCATCCCGTTCGGCTGTGGGATGGTCATCGCAAGCTGCATACTCAGCAAGCTTTAGTCGTCGGGGAAGCCGCAGCGATTGTTGACCCCCTTTCGGCAGAGGGCATTCGTCACGGCATGTATAGCGGCATGAAAGCGGCAGAGGCGATCGCCGCCGCCCTAGCGGGGGAACCGGATGCCCTGGCGGGCTACACGGCTGCCATGCACGAGTGGGGCGACAACATGCAATGGGCCCAACGCATCGCGAGTGTGTTTTTCCGCGTGCCGGGTCTGGGCTATCGGGTGGGCATTAAGCGCCCAACCATGACCAAGCGCATGGGCCAACTGCTCGCGGGCGAAATCCAATACAGCGACATTGCCAATCGCATTATCAAACGACTCACCACGGGCTTCATTCCCGGTCGCTCTTGA
- a CDS encoding family 2 glycosyl transferase: MFWELCVLYANGREEVLTVFKDLDIALNCVDRIYAQDGYPMHKAYTIRPGSVA, encoded by the coding sequence ATGTTTTGGGAACTATGCGTGCTCTATGCCAATGGCAGAGAAGAAGTGTTGACAGTCTTCAAAGATTTAGATATTGCCTTGAACTGCGTTGATCGCATCTATGCGCAAGATGGCTATCCTATGCACAAGGCTTACACCATACGCCCTGGCAGCGTGGCTTAA
- a CDS encoding AbrB family transcriptional regulator has product MAESRNTEMLTGQALVQKVKELESLSKEEKARACGYYTITKKGTERVNMMKFMNALIAAEGIELDSEQSTNGRGGRSASYRITVQSNGNLLIGSTYTKQMGLKPGDEFEISLGRKHIHLKQLGVDDESDS; this is encoded by the coding sequence ATGGCCGAAAGTCGAAATACCGAAATGCTGACCGGGCAAGCTTTAGTTCAAAAAGTCAAAGAGTTAGAAAGCCTCAGTAAAGAAGAGAAAGCCAGGGCGTGTGGTTACTACACCATCACCAAAAAAGGCACTGAACGAGTCAACATGATGAAGTTCATGAATGCCTTGATTGCCGCTGAAGGCATTGAACTTGATAGTGAGCAGAGCACGAACGGACGGGGCGGACGCAGTGCCAGCTATCGCATTACGGTTCAGTCCAATGGCAACTTATTAATTGGCTCTACTTACACTAAGCAGATGGGACTTAAGCCCGGAGACGAGTTCGAAATTTCCTTAGGGCGCAAACATATTCATCTCAAACAGTTAGGCGTAGATGATGAGAGCGACAGCTAA
- a CDS encoding Rrf2 family transcriptional regulator, giving the protein MKLTKRGHYSVKALLDLSLQAPDNLASVKAIAQRQNLPAPYLEKLLIELRRAELVVSVRGAQGGYRLARPAAEISLGEILAAVGETASPLHSYAPDISQAEDWVTFSIWKRLHERMKEAVYSISLEDLYYDARSWQASQGENASFVV; this is encoded by the coding sequence ATGAAACTGACTAAGCGAGGCCATTACAGCGTCAAAGCATTATTGGATTTGAGTTTGCAAGCACCGGACAACTTGGCTTCGGTCAAGGCGATCGCGCAACGACAGAATTTGCCGGCCCCCTATTTAGAAAAGCTGCTCATTGAGTTACGACGGGCTGAGTTAGTCGTTTCAGTGCGGGGCGCCCAGGGCGGATATCGGTTAGCTCGGCCCGCCGCCGAGATTTCGTTGGGGGAAATTTTGGCGGCAGTGGGCGAAACCGCCTCGCCCCTGCACAGCTATGCCCCAGACATTTCCCAGGCTGAGGACTGGGTCACTTTCAGTATTTGGAAACGGCTCCATGAAAGAATGAAAGAGGCCGTCTACAGCATTTCCTTAGAGGATTTGTATTACGACGCGCGCAGTTGGCAAGCATCCCAAGGAGAGAATGCCAGTTTTGTGGTGTAG
- the cbiB gene encoding adenosylcobinamide-phosphate synthase CbiB, translated as MPVLWCSWLIAIPLLASLLDFVVGDPWHWPHPVQVMGWIIQRYQTLVFKTVASARGQRWAGVMLGVGLPLLSGAIAAAMVLMGWAIHPLIGGAIAAIILASCLAARSLRRAAEEVLQPLETGDLVTARDRLGLYVGRDTDQLTEAEVLRAVVETISENATDGVMAPLFYGLVGFAIAPAWGVGAAIAYKALSTLDSMIGYQTPPYQDLGWFSARSEDVVTWLPCRLTVMTIALLSGRPRRVWQLCRRDAAADPSPNAGWSECAYAAALGVQLGGRNTYRGEVKHKPLLAEPLRPITPAVIQQGLRFTRWAVWLWLLVGCGVLWGRYTLIGC; from the coding sequence ATGCCAGTTTTGTGGTGTAGTTGGCTGATTGCCATTCCGCTATTAGCCAGCCTGCTTGACTTTGTTGTGGGCGACCCCTGGCATTGGCCGCATCCAGTACAGGTCATGGGCTGGATCATTCAGCGATATCAAACGCTAGTGTTCAAGACGGTGGCGTCGGCGCGGGGGCAACGGTGGGCCGGGGTGATGTTGGGCGTCGGTTTGCCGCTGTTGAGTGGTGCGATCGCGGCGGCGATGGTGCTCATGGGCTGGGCTATCCATCCCCTCATCGGGGGCGCGATCGCCGCCATCATCTTGGCCAGTTGTCTCGCGGCGCGTAGTTTACGACGCGCCGCCGAAGAAGTGCTCCAGCCGCTTGAAACCGGTGATTTGGTCACGGCTCGTGATCGCCTCGGGCTGTATGTGGGTCGCGATACCGACCAGTTAACTGAAGCTGAAGTGCTGCGAGCCGTGGTGGAAACCATTAGCGAAAATGCCACTGATGGCGTCATGGCCCCGTTGTTCTATGGACTTGTGGGATTCGCGATCGCCCCCGCCTGGGGAGTCGGGGCTGCGATCGCCTACAAAGCGCTCAGCACGTTGGACTCGATGATTGGCTATCAAACCCCGCCTTACCAAGATCTAGGATGGTTTAGCGCCCGTAGTGAAGATGTCGTCACTTGGTTACCCTGTCGCCTCACCGTGATGACGATTGCCCTGCTGTCAGGCCGACCGCGTCGGGTGTGGCAGCTTTGTCGCCGCGATGCCGCTGCTGATCCGAGTCCGAATGCCGGCTGGAGTGAATGCGCTTATGCCGCGGCTCTAGGGGTGCAACTTGGTGGGCGCAACACCTATCGGGGCGAGGTGAAGCACAAACCGCTCTTGGCGGAACCGTTGCGACCCATTACTCCTGCCGTGATTCAGCAGGGGTTGCGGTTTACGCGATGGGCGGTGTGGCTGTGGCTGTTAGTGGGCTGCGGAGTGCTGTGGGGCCGCTACACGTTGATCGGGTGTTAG
- the pyrR gene encoding bifunctional pyr operon transcriptional regulator/uracil phosphoribosyltransferase PyrR, which yields MTSFVELLSAEDMRRTLNRLASEIVERTSALDQLALVGIHTRGVPLAYLLAEQIKQLENQAVAVGTLDITFYRDDLDSIGIRTPERTEIEFDLSGKTLVLVDDVIYSGRTIRAAMNAVNDYGRPEMIQLAVLVDRGHRQVPIHPDFVGKVVPTARDEAVKVFIAAIDGYDAVHLIPRDANH from the coding sequence ATGACCAGCTTTGTTGAACTGTTGTCTGCAGAAGACATGCGACGCACCCTTAATCGATTGGCATCGGAGATTGTGGAGCGGACGAGTGCTCTAGATCAACTGGCGCTCGTGGGCATTCATACCCGAGGGGTGCCCTTGGCTTATCTACTCGCCGAGCAAATTAAGCAGTTAGAAAATCAAGCGGTGGCGGTCGGTACGCTGGACATCACGTTCTACCGTGATGATCTCGATAGTATTGGTATCCGCACGCCAGAGCGCACAGAGATTGAGTTTGACCTCTCGGGCAAAACCTTGGTGCTGGTGGATGATGTCATCTACAGCGGGCGGACGATTCGCGCCGCGATGAATGCGGTCAATGATTACGGTCGCCCCGAGATGATTCAGCTAGCGGTGTTGGTCGATCGCGGTCATCGTCAGGTGCCCATTCACCCGGATTTTGTCGGCAAAGTTGTACCCACCGCGAGAGACGAAGCCGTCAAGGTGTTTATTGCGGCGATTGATGGATACGACGCGGTGCATCTCATTCCGCGCGATGCGAATCATTGA
- a CDS encoding tetratricopeptide repeat protein, with amino-acid sequence MGSDAQALLEDLKDADVNVRQVATEALWRLWYTQKGAYGAQLLVRSQNLMDRGQTDEAETILTETIEAMPDFAEAWNRRAVLYYIQQRYWTAIADCDRVLELVPYHFGALHGLGLCHMRLGNHTAAIQTFRRALAVQPYATTNQRLILECTAQLS; translated from the coding sequence ATGGGTTCCGACGCGCAAGCACTCTTGGAAGACCTCAAAGACGCCGACGTGAATGTGCGCCAAGTGGCTACAGAAGCTTTGTGGCGACTGTGGTACACCCAAAAAGGGGCCTATGGGGCACAGCTATTGGTTCGCAGCCAAAACTTGATGGATCGGGGCCAAACCGACGAAGCGGAAACCATCCTGACTGAAACCATCGAAGCCATGCCTGACTTTGCCGAAGCCTGGAATCGTCGGGCTGTGCTGTACTACATTCAGCAGCGCTATTGGACGGCGATCGCCGACTGCGATCGGGTCCTCGAACTCGTGCCTTATCATTTCGGTGCTTTGCATGGTTTGGGACTATGCCATATGCGCCTGGGCAACCACACCGCTGCCATCCAAACTTTTCGGCGGGCACTGGCAGTGCAACCTTACGCCACGACCAACCAGCGACTGATTTTGGAGTGCACAGCACAATTAAGTTGA
- a CDS encoding META domain-containing protein yields the protein MQSYNSVAWAIASAVAIGGVTATTAMAQEEPMLVGPLWMLEEIVYNNDTMTVPDDPELYSIQFFEDGTLGVRADCNVGNGVFDTESPDFITLQAFTLAACGPDSLDDEFRRGLSDAVNYFFVDGDLLMDLPFDTGTMRFMTDDMMVEEDMEEDVVVEEEMEEEDVVVEEDMEADMTEPVPGLW from the coding sequence ATGCAATCCTATAATTCCGTTGCTTGGGCGATCGCCTCAGCCGTTGCGATTGGTGGCGTGACTGCAACCACTGCCATGGCCCAAGAAGAGCCCATGCTCGTAGGCCCCCTGTGGATGTTAGAAGAGATCGTTTACAACAATGACACGATGACCGTGCCAGACGATCCCGAACTGTATTCCATCCAATTTTTTGAAGATGGCACTCTGGGCGTCCGCGCCGACTGCAATGTGGGTAACGGCGTGTTTGATACCGAGAGCCCTGACTTTATTACCTTGCAAGCATTTACCCTCGCCGCTTGCGGCCCCGATTCTCTCGATGATGAGTTTCGTCGGGGACTGAGCGATGCCGTTAACTACTTTTTCGTCGATGGCGATCTATTGATGGATCTCCCCTTTGATACTGGCACCATGCGGTTTATGACCGATGACATGATGGTTGAAGAAGACATGGAAGAAGACGTCGTTGTGGAAGAAGAGATGGAAGAGGAAGACGTCGTCGTCGAGGAGGATATGGAAGCAGACATGACGGAACCAGTGCCGGGTCTCTGGTAA
- a CDS encoding isoprenyl transferase: MTAEPLVTASLPSNLDRDRLPHHVAVIMDGNGRWAQRRSLPRIMGHRRGVDTLKKLLRTCNDWGIGALTAYAFSTENWGRPHTEVDFLMTLFERVLRQELAEMDAEGVRIQFVGHLESLPVSLQTEIDRAVQQTRDNPGIRFTVATNYGGRQEIVQACQAIATQVQLGKLAPEDIDENLFSRHLYTAGSTDPDLLIRTSGEMRISNFLLWQLAYAELYVTDTLWPDFDLAEFQQALSDYQQRHRRFGKL, encoded by the coding sequence ATGACCGCTGAGCCACTTGTGACCGCTTCCTTACCATCAAATCTTGACCGCGACCGGTTGCCACACCATGTCGCCGTGATTATGGATGGCAATGGTCGGTGGGCGCAACGCCGTAGCTTACCCCGCATCATGGGCCATCGCCGAGGGGTTGATACCCTGAAAAAGCTGCTGCGCACCTGCAATGACTGGGGCATTGGGGCGCTGACGGCATATGCGTTTTCGACCGAAAATTGGGGCCGCCCTCATACCGAAGTCGATTTCTTGATGACGCTGTTTGAGCGGGTGTTGCGTCAAGAACTGGCTGAAATGGACGCAGAAGGCGTGCGCATTCAATTTGTTGGGCATCTAGAATCGTTACCAGTTTCCCTGCAAACGGAGATCGATCGCGCCGTTCAGCAAACTCGCGATAACCCCGGCATTCGCTTTACCGTCGCGACAAATTACGGGGGGCGGCAGGAAATTGTGCAGGCTTGTCAGGCGATCGCGACACAAGTACAGTTGGGCAAGCTCGCGCCTGAAGACATCGACGAAAATTTGTTTAGTCGTCATCTCTACACCGCAGGATCGACCGATCCTGACCTGTTGATTCGCACCAGTGGCGAAATGCGCATTAGCAACTTTTTGCTCTGGCAACTCGCCTACGCCGAGCTGTATGTGACGGATACGCTATGGCCAGACTTTGATTTGGCAGAATTTCAGCAAGCTCTAAGCGACTATCAGCAGCGACATCGCCGCTTTGGCAAACTCTAG
- the cdaA gene encoding diadenylate cyclase CdaA — MGQFWEQGQIILEFLGGWPLRLLDGVLVVLLVYTLLVLIGERRTLWMVRGFIILLLAATISRNVGLALLAFVLDKLVIGSAVAMAFILQGEFRRLLEQIGRGRLGQLLVIADRELVPQPNSAIDELVDAVKELSQNRIGALIIVETDRPIDERDFSVPGVRLNAEISRELLQTIFQTSTLLHDGAVLVRGSRVLAAGVILPISERSASRQLGTRHRAAMGITERVEDCICIVVSEETGSISLAEGGKLNRPLTSSKLRELLSDRLSLSVDRDSVSPQLRSLSKRLLRQGRVFWQRLPFVPSSSAPRGKQ; from the coding sequence ATGGGGCAATTCTGGGAGCAAGGGCAGATAATCCTCGAATTTCTGGGGGGATGGCCATTGAGACTCCTAGACGGAGTACTGGTCGTGCTGCTGGTTTATACCCTGCTCGTGCTCATTGGCGAACGCCGCACCTTGTGGATGGTGCGCGGATTCATTATTTTGCTGCTGGCCGCCACGATTAGCCGCAATGTGGGACTGGCGCTTTTAGCCTTTGTGTTAGATAAGTTGGTCATCGGCTCAGCCGTAGCAATGGCGTTTATCTTGCAGGGAGAATTTCGGCGCTTGCTAGAGCAAATTGGACGGGGCCGATTAGGACAACTCCTGGTCATTGCCGATCGCGAACTTGTCCCACAACCCAACAGCGCCATTGATGAATTAGTAGATGCCGTTAAAGAACTGTCGCAAAACCGGATTGGGGCACTCATCATTGTGGAGACTGATCGCCCAATCGACGAACGAGATTTTTCGGTACCGGGAGTACGTCTGAATGCGGAGATCTCCCGTGAACTGCTGCAAACTATCTTTCAAACGAGTACGCTGCTGCACGATGGAGCCGTCTTGGTGCGGGGGTCGCGAGTGCTCGCGGCAGGGGTAATTTTGCCGATTTCCGAGCGCTCGGCGTCGCGACAACTGGGCACCCGGCATCGGGCGGCGATGGGCATCACCGAACGGGTAGAGGATTGTATCTGTATTGTGGTTTCTGAAGAAACCGGCTCAATTTCGTTAGCCGAGGGGGGAAAGCTAAATCGACCCCTAACGAGCAGTAAACTAAGGGAGTTGTTGAGCGATCGCCTCTCTCTGTCAGTTGATCGAGACTCGGTCAGCCCGCAACTGCGTAGTTTGAGCAAACGGTTGCTTAGACAGGGGCGTGTGTTTTGGCAGCGCCTTCCCTTTGTCCCGTCGTCGTCTGCCCCGCGTGGAAAACAATGA